The Solibacillus sp. FSL W7-1464 genome contains a region encoding:
- a CDS encoding solute carrier family 23 protein, protein MTKAVLDIHEKPTVGQLITFSFQHMFAMFGSTILVPKLVGLSPAIALLTSGIATIIFLFITQFKVPAYLGSSFAFISPIILVAGMSEAGVAINPGNAMIGAMMVGVVYAIVALLIWKTGYKWLMNILPPIVVAPVIIVIGLGLSGTAVDMAMNVNGEYSGLHFSAALVTLATAIIFTVFFKNILSAMPILMGIVVGYIYSVIVGIVDFTAVHNAKFFALPDFLIPGVNYEFQLTGAIFIGMVPIVIVTISEHIGHQLVLGKVVNRNYIKDPGLHRSLLGDGLGTFASALIGGPPKTTYGENIGVLAITRVYSVYVIMGAAVVAIVVSFSGQLMALIETIPTAVLGGISILLFGIIAASGLRMLVESKVDFGNNRNMVIASVILVVGIGGAAMRFTESFAIEGMALASIIGVILNLVLPGREVTEKDIYETEE, encoded by the coding sequence ATGACGAAAGCAGTATTGGATATTCATGAAAAACCTACAGTAGGGCAACTGATTACGTTTAGTTTTCAGCACATGTTTGCCATGTTCGGGTCAACAATTTTAGTACCAAAATTAGTCGGGTTAAGCCCAGCCATTGCGCTTTTAACAAGCGGAATCGCGACAATCATCTTTTTGTTCATTACACAGTTTAAAGTACCGGCTTACTTAGGTTCATCGTTTGCCTTCATCTCTCCTATTATCCTGGTAGCAGGAATGTCGGAAGCAGGTGTTGCGATCAATCCTGGAAATGCAATGATCGGAGCCATGATGGTCGGGGTTGTATACGCAATCGTAGCATTGTTAATTTGGAAAACAGGCTACAAATGGCTGATGAACATTTTGCCGCCAATCGTCGTAGCACCGGTAATCATCGTAATCGGATTAGGGTTATCTGGCACGGCAGTCGATATGGCAATGAATGTGAACGGCGAATACAGCGGCCTTCACTTCTCGGCAGCATTGGTAACATTAGCTACAGCAATTATTTTCACAGTATTCTTTAAAAACATTTTAAGCGCAATGCCGATTCTTATGGGGATTGTCGTTGGTTATATTTATTCAGTCATCGTTGGAATCGTCGACTTTACGGCAGTACACAATGCGAAGTTCTTCGCATTGCCGGACTTTTTAATTCCAGGTGTAAACTATGAGTTCCAACTTACAGGAGCCATCTTTATCGGAATGGTACCGATTGTCATTGTAACGATATCAGAACATATCGGTCACCAGCTAGTATTGGGGAAAGTTGTAAACCGCAACTATATTAAAGACCCGGGCTTACATCGTTCGCTTTTAGGTGACGGTCTTGGAACATTTGCTTCGGCGCTGATCGGTGGTCCGCCAAAAACAACATACGGAGAAAATATCGGAGTACTGGCGATCACACGTGTATATTCAGTGTATGTCATCATGGGAGCAGCAGTTGTGGCCATCGTCGTATCGTTCTCAGGGCAGCTGATGGCACTGATTGAAACGATTCCAACAGCAGTACTTGGCGGTATTTCAATCCTGTTATTCGGGATTATTGCAGCAAGCGGTTTACGTATGTTAGTGGAAAGTAAAGTGGACTTCGGAAATAACCGGAACATGGTCATTGCATCCGTAATACTGGTAGTCGGAATTGGCGGGGCAGCAATGCGCTTTACAGAAAGCTTTGCGATTGAAGGAATGGCATTAGCATCGATTATCGGTGTCATCTTGAATCTTGTATTGCCAGGCCGTGAAGTAACAGAAAAAGATATTTACGAAACAGAAGAATAA
- a CDS encoding aspartate carbamoyltransferase catalytic subunit → MKNLLSMEHLSNEEIMMILNRAQHFEDGEKPVLQREFHVANLFFEPSTRTKTSFEMAERRLGCTVIPFDAEFSSTTKGETLYDTVKTLEMIGIDAVVIRDKEDEYYNELLEGIECAVINAGDGAGQHPSQSLLDLYTIQKEFGRFEDLNITIVGDISHSRVAKSNATALTRLGANVRFLCPPAWAGNFEAAHSWDEVLEDSDVIMLLRIQHERHSVSKNFSKESYHAEYGLTIEREQRMKESAIIMHPAPVNRDVEIADALVECGRSRIFEQVRNGVFTRMAILETILKGRDQYDNSYTKCEATQ, encoded by the coding sequence ATGAAAAACTTATTATCGATGGAACATTTGTCAAATGAAGAAATAATGATGATTTTAAATCGAGCACAGCATTTCGAAGATGGAGAAAAACCTGTGTTACAACGTGAATTTCATGTAGCAAACCTTTTCTTTGAGCCAAGTACACGTACAAAAACGAGCTTTGAAATGGCGGAGCGTCGACTTGGATGTACAGTGATTCCTTTTGATGCCGAATTCTCGAGCACAACAAAAGGAGAAACACTGTACGATACAGTCAAAACATTGGAAATGATCGGCATTGATGCGGTCGTAATTCGTGATAAGGAAGATGAATATTACAACGAGCTTTTAGAAGGTATAGAATGTGCAGTCATCAATGCAGGAGACGGCGCAGGCCAGCATCCTTCACAGTCACTGCTGGATTTATATACGATTCAAAAAGAGTTCGGACGGTTTGAAGATCTGAATATTACAATCGTCGGGGATATTTCACATAGCCGTGTTGCAAAATCAAACGCGACAGCACTTACTCGTTTAGGGGCAAATGTTCGATTCCTTTGTCCGCCAGCATGGGCAGGCAATTTCGAAGCGGCACATAGCTGGGATGAAGTACTGGAAGACAGCGATGTCATTATGCTGCTGCGTATCCAGCATGAACGTCACTCCGTAAGTAAGAACTTTTCAAAAGAAAGCTACCATGCAGAGTACGGCTTAACGATTGAACGTGAACAGCGGATGAAAGAGAGTGCTATCATTATGCACCCGGCACCTGTAAACCGCGATGTGGAAATTGCGGATGCCCTTGTAGAATGCGGTCGGTCCCGCATTTTTGAACAAGTGCGAAACGGAGTATTTACTCGAATGGCCATTTTAGAAACGATTTTGAAAGGAAGAGATCAATATGACAACAGTTATACAAAATGTGAAGCTACTCAATGA
- a CDS encoding dihydroorotase translates to MTTVIQNVKLLNEEGELVVSTIVIENGKIASINGDIPADAKVIDGKGHFASPGFVDVHTHLREPGFEHKETIATGSASAAKGGFTTICAMPNTKPVPDSVENMQLINGLIKESAVIRVLPYGSLTKDISGEVRTNMQELKEQGAVAFSDDGIGIQLASTMYEQMQQAAKLDAVVVAHCEDNSLIYDGVMHEGKRNKELGLPGIPSICESVQIARDVLLAEAAGARYHVCHVSTKESVRAVRDAKAAGIKVTAEVCPHHLLLEEMDIPSDDANWKMNPPLRAADDKDSLHAALLDGTIDCIATDHAPHTEEEKCCGMVGAPFGIVGFETAFPLLYTNFVETGKWTLKQLVDWMSVKAARIFDLPYGTLEVGASADLVLVDLNKEQAIDAEGFVSKGRNTPFNGWTAKGWPVVTMFEGNIVYQEAE, encoded by the coding sequence ATGACAACAGTTATACAAAATGTGAAGCTACTCAATGAGGAAGGCGAATTAGTAGTATCTACTATTGTAATAGAAAACGGCAAAATCGCTTCGATTAATGGAGACATTCCAGCTGACGCCAAAGTAATTGATGGTAAAGGCCATTTCGCATCACCGGGTTTTGTCGATGTACATACACATTTACGTGAGCCTGGCTTTGAACATAAAGAAACAATCGCAACTGGCTCGGCATCTGCGGCAAAAGGCGGCTTTACAACAATCTGTGCGATGCCAAATACGAAGCCGGTACCGGATTCGGTAGAAAATATGCAGCTCATTAACGGGTTGATCAAAGAAAGTGCAGTAATCCGGGTATTGCCATATGGTTCATTAACGAAAGACATTTCAGGTGAAGTACGCACAAATATGCAAGAGTTAAAAGAACAGGGGGCAGTCGCTTTCTCGGATGACGGAATCGGTATTCAGCTAGCGTCGACGATGTATGAGCAAATGCAGCAGGCAGCAAAACTCGATGCAGTTGTTGTTGCACACTGTGAAGATAATTCACTCATTTACGATGGGGTTATGCATGAAGGAAAACGCAATAAAGAACTTGGTTTACCAGGGATTCCTTCTATTTGCGAGTCAGTACAAATTGCACGGGATGTACTACTGGCTGAAGCGGCAGGAGCACGCTATCATGTGTGCCACGTATCGACGAAAGAATCTGTACGTGCTGTAAGAGATGCAAAAGCGGCAGGAATTAAAGTGACTGCGGAAGTATGTCCACACCACTTATTATTAGAAGAAATGGATATCCCGTCAGATGATGCGAACTGGAAGATGAACCCGCCATTACGTGCTGCAGACGATAAAGACTCACTGCATGCAGCACTCTTGGACGGTACAATCGACTGTATCGCGACAGATCACGCACCGCACACAGAAGAAGAAAAATGCTGCGGTATGGTCGGGGCACCATTTGGAATTGTAGGTTTTGAGACAGCATTCCCGTTATTGTATACGAATTTTGTAGAGACAGGGAAATGGACATTAAAGCAATTAGTCGACTGGATGAGTGTAAAGGCAGCCCGAATTTTCGATCTTCCATACGGAACATTGGAAGTAGGCGCTTCAGCGGATCTTGTACTAGTTGATTTGAATAAGGAACAGGCAATCGATGCAGAAGGATTTGTTTCTAAAGGACGCAATACTCCATTTAACGGATGGACAGCTAAAGGATGGCCGGTAGTAACGATGTTTGAAGGCAATATTGTATATCAGGAGGCAGAATAA
- a CDS encoding carbamoyl phosphate synthase small subunit, translating into MKKRLLILEDGTVFTGTAFGSDKASQGEVVFTTGMTGYQETISDPSFYGQIVTLTYPLVGNYGINRDDFEAITPAIRGFVVRELAEQPSNWRSDMSLGDYLAAQDIPGIEGIDTRKLTRIIRTKGAVRAILTEADAEVDIAQIVAQLQETPYITHHVREVSPKAAYPSPGRGKRVVLIDFGMKHGILRELNKRDCDVIVVPYNTTVEQILAMHPDGIMLSNGPGNPEDVTEGIETIKGLIGKVPIFGICLGHQLFSLACGAKSFKLPFGHRGGNHPVKNLRTGRTDLTSQNHGYAIDIESLENTDLELTHVALNDGTCEGVRHKKYPIFTVQYHPEASPGPEDSNYLFDEFIEMMEIEAAKENQYA; encoded by the coding sequence ATGAAAAAGCGTTTATTAATATTAGAAGATGGCACTGTATTTACAGGTACTGCATTTGGAAGCGACAAAGCGAGTCAAGGAGAAGTTGTATTTACTACAGGGATGACAGGCTACCAGGAAACAATTTCTGATCCGTCATTTTACGGGCAAATTGTTACATTAACATACCCGTTAGTCGGAAATTACGGCATCAACCGTGATGACTTTGAAGCAATCACTCCTGCGATCCGCGGTTTTGTCGTACGTGAATTGGCAGAGCAGCCATCAAACTGGCGCTCGGATATGTCTTTAGGGGATTACTTGGCAGCACAGGATATCCCGGGCATTGAAGGAATCGATACAAGAAAATTAACGCGCATTATTCGTACAAAAGGAGCTGTACGAGCGATTTTAACTGAAGCAGACGCCGAAGTGGATATCGCACAGATCGTAGCTCAATTACAGGAAACGCCATATATTACACACCATGTCCGCGAAGTATCGCCAAAAGCGGCTTACCCGTCACCAGGACGCGGAAAACGTGTTGTGCTGATCGACTTTGGGATGAAGCACGGAATTTTACGCGAACTGAACAAACGTGACTGTGATGTAATCGTCGTACCATACAACACGACAGTCGAACAAATTTTAGCAATGCATCCGGATGGCATCATGCTTTCAAATGGTCCGGGGAATCCGGAAGATGTGACAGAAGGAATCGAAACAATTAAAGGACTAATCGGAAAAGTGCCAATCTTCGGTATTTGCTTAGGGCATCAGCTGTTTTCACTAGCTTGTGGCGCGAAATCGTTCAAATTGCCATTCGGTCACCGAGGCGGAAATCACCCGGTAAAAAATCTGCGTACTGGACGTACAGATTTAACGAGCCAAAACCATGGCTATGCAATTGATATCGAGTCATTGGAAAATACTGATCTGGAGTTAACGCATGTCGCATTAAATGATGGAACTTGTGAAGGGGTACGCCATAAGAAATATCCGATCTTCACTGTGCAGTATCACCCGGAAGCATCACCAGGTCCCGAAGATTCAAACTACCTATTTGACGAGTTTATCGAAATGATGGAAATCGAAGCAGCAAAGGAGAACCAATATGCCTAA
- the carB gene encoding carbamoyl-phosphate synthase large subunit produces the protein MPKRTDINTILVIGSGPIVIGQAAEFDYAGTQACLSLKEEGYKVILINSNPATIMTDTEIADKVYIEPISLEFVSRILRKERPDAILSTLGGQTGLNMAIELDESGILDELGIEILGTKLDAIHKAEDRDLFRNLMYELGAPVPESDIIHNMDEAKAFVAKIGYPVIVRPAFTLGGTGGGICYNDQDLQEIVTSGLKYSPVTQCLLEKSIAGFKEIEYEVMRDAADNAIVVCNMENFDPVGIHTGDSIVVAPTQTLSDRENQMLRNISLDIIRALKIEGGCNVQLALDPYSFQYYVIEVNPRVSRSSALASKATGYPIAKLAAKIAVGLTLDEIKNPVTGSTFACFEPALDYIVAKIPRWPFDKFESAKRNLGTQMKATGEVMALGRTFEEAILKAVRSLETGHVHIEMKNADDITDTWIEKRIKKAGDERLFFIGEALRRGVTVEQIHEWSAIDLFFLTKLKKIVDMETTLAENIGNTEILRTAKRLGFADKKIAQLWEMKEQAVYDFRKEHGIIPVYKMVDTCAAEFESNTPYFYGTYEEENESIRTDKPSVVVLGSGPIRIGQGVEFDYATVHSVWAIQEAGYEAIIINSNPETVSTDFSISDKLYFEPLTIEDVMHIIDLEQPIGVVVQFGGQTAINLADKLEANGVKILGTTLEDIDRAENRNKFEAALQEMKIPQPPGDTATSAEGAMKIAEGLGFPVLVRPSYVLGGRAMEIVYNMEELAHYMTNAVEASPDHPVLVDRYLTGQEIEVDAICDGENVLIPGIMEHVERAGVHSGDSISVYPPQKLTDAQKETLVDYTTRLAKGLGIVGLMNIQYVMSEGEIYVIEVNPRSSRTVPFLSKITNIPMANIATKAILGQSIIEQGYPTGLAKEQQGVFVKVPVFSFAKLRRVDITLGPEMKSTGEVMGKDATYEKALYKGFVAAGMEIKTHGTILFTVSDKDKEEAISLAKRFSTVGYRIVATEGTAKTFEANGIKTDIVEKIGGKGKTLIDMIQNGEAQLVVNTLTKGKQPARDGFRIRRESVENGVPCLTSLDTAEAMLRVIESMTFTAEEMPKAEVVH, from the coding sequence ATGCCTAAACGTACAGATATAAATACAATTTTAGTAATCGGGTCAGGGCCGATCGTAATCGGTCAAGCAGCAGAATTTGACTATGCAGGGACACAAGCATGTCTTTCATTAAAAGAAGAGGGATATAAAGTCATTTTAATCAACTCGAACCCGGCGACAATTATGACGGATACTGAAATCGCAGATAAAGTATATATCGAGCCAATCAGCCTTGAGTTTGTATCGCGTATTTTACGTAAAGAGCGTCCGGATGCCATTCTTTCTACATTAGGTGGTCAAACAGGGTTGAATATGGCAATTGAACTTGATGAGTCCGGCATTTTAGATGAACTCGGAATCGAAATTCTAGGTACGAAACTGGATGCGATTCATAAAGCGGAGGACCGCGACTTGTTCCGTAACTTAATGTATGAACTTGGTGCACCGGTTCCGGAGTCTGATATTATTCATAACATGGATGAGGCAAAAGCATTCGTTGCGAAAATCGGTTATCCGGTAATCGTCCGTCCGGCATTTACACTTGGCGGAACAGGCGGCGGAATTTGCTATAACGACCAGGACTTGCAGGAAATTGTGACATCCGGTTTAAAATACTCTCCTGTAACACAGTGTTTACTGGAAAAATCAATCGCAGGCTTTAAAGAGATTGAATATGAAGTAATGCGTGACGCGGCGGATAATGCAATCGTTGTATGTAATATGGAAAACTTTGACCCGGTAGGTATCCATACAGGTGACTCGATCGTTGTAGCACCGACACAAACATTATCGGATCGTGAAAACCAAATGCTGCGTAACATCTCCCTTGATATTATTCGCGCACTGAAAATCGAAGGGGGCTGTAACGTACAGCTGGCATTAGACCCTTACTCATTCCAGTACTATGTAATCGAAGTGAATCCGCGTGTATCGCGTTCATCTGCGTTAGCATCAAAAGCGACAGGCTATCCGATCGCGAAGCTTGCAGCAAAAATCGCAGTAGGACTTACACTGGATGAAATCAAAAACCCTGTTACAGGTTCAACGTTCGCTTGCTTCGAGCCGGCACTAGACTATATTGTTGCAAAAATTCCACGCTGGCCATTCGATAAGTTTGAATCGGCAAAACGTAACCTTGGTACGCAAATGAAAGCAACTGGGGAAGTAATGGCACTAGGCCGTACTTTTGAGGAAGCAATTTTAAAGGCTGTGCGTTCATTGGAAACCGGCCATGTCCATATTGAAATGAAAAATGCGGATGACATAACAGATACATGGATTGAAAAACGTATTAAAAAAGCAGGGGATGAGCGCCTATTCTTCATCGGTGAAGCGCTGCGCCGCGGTGTAACAGTAGAACAAATCCATGAATGGTCCGCAATCGATCTGTTCTTCCTGACGAAGCTGAAAAAAATTGTAGATATGGAAACAACATTGGCAGAAAACATCGGCAATACGGAAATTTTACGCACTGCGAAACGTTTAGGCTTTGCAGATAAAAAAATTGCACAGCTTTGGGAAATGAAAGAGCAAGCCGTTTATGATTTCCGTAAAGAACATGGCATTATTCCAGTGTATAAAATGGTTGATACATGTGCGGCGGAATTCGAATCGAATACACCATACTTCTACGGCACATACGAGGAGGAAAATGAGTCCATCCGTACGGACAAACCATCTGTTGTAGTACTTGGTTCAGGTCCGATCCGTATCGGTCAAGGGGTAGAGTTCGACTATGCAACAGTTCACTCTGTATGGGCAATTCAAGAAGCAGGCTATGAAGCGATCATCATTAACTCAAATCCAGAAACGGTTTCTACGGACTTCTCGATTTCGGACAAATTATACTTCGAGCCGCTAACGATTGAAGATGTCATGCATATTATCGATCTGGAGCAGCCAATCGGAGTAGTTGTACAGTTCGGCGGGCAAACAGCGATCAATTTAGCGGATAAGCTGGAAGCGAACGGTGTGAAAATTTTAGGAACGACACTCGAAGATATCGACCGTGCCGAAAACCGTAATAAATTCGAAGCGGCATTACAAGAAATGAAAATTCCCCAGCCTCCTGGCGATACAGCAACATCAGCTGAAGGTGCGATGAAAATTGCGGAAGGTTTAGGTTTCCCAGTATTGGTTCGTCCATCATATGTACTAGGCGGACGTGCAATGGAAATTGTTTATAATATGGAAGAGCTTGCTCACTATATGACAAACGCGGTAGAGGCATCACCGGATCACCCTGTATTAGTAGACCGTTACTTAACAGGACAGGAAATTGAAGTCGATGCCATTTGTGACGGGGAGAATGTATTGATTCCGGGAATCATGGAGCATGTTGAGCGCGCAGGAGTACACTCTGGTGACTCAATCAGTGTATATCCACCACAAAAATTGACGGATGCTCAGAAAGAAACATTGGTCGACTATACGACACGCCTGGCAAAAGGTCTTGGCATTGTCGGGTTAATGAATATCCAATACGTAATGAGTGAAGGTGAAATTTACGTGATCGAAGTAAATCCTCGCTCAAGCCGTACTGTACCGTTTTTAAGTAAAATTACAAATATTCCAATGGCAAATATCGCAACAAAAGCGATTCTTGGCCAATCGATTATTGAACAAGGCTACCCAACAGGCTTGGCAAAAGAACAGCAAGGCGTATTCGTAAAAGTACCGGTATTCTCATTCGCAAAATTACGCCGTGTCGATATTACATTAGGACCTGAAATGAAATCAACAGGGGAAGTAATGGGGAAAGACGCTACTTACGAAAAAGCATTATATAAAGGCTTCGTAGCAGCAGGCATGGAAATTAAAACACATGGTACAATCCTGTTCACTGTATCGGATAAGGACAAAGAAGAAGCAATCAGTCTGGCGAAACGCTTCTCTACAGTCGGCTACCGTATCGTAGCAACAGAAGGTACAGCAAAAACATTTGAAGCAAATGGTATTAAAACAGATATCGTAGAAAAAATCGGCGGTAAAGGCAAAACATTGATCGATATGATTCAAAATGGTGAAGCCCAATTAGTTGTCAATACATTGACTAAAGGGAAGCAGCCGGCACGAGATGGCTTCCGTATTCGCCGTGAATCGGTTGAAAACGGCGTACCATGCCTAACTTCATTGGATACGGCAGAAGCAATGCTGCGCGTGATTGAATCCATGACATTTACAGCAGAAGAAATGCCGAAAGCGGAGGTTGTACACTAA
- a CDS encoding dihydroorotate dehydrogenase electron transfer subunit: MIRQEKMTVVAQKQIATNIFELTLQGQLVQDMTPGQFVHVKVSNTFEPLLRRPISIANVDKEKNEFTMIYRAEGRGTKFLATNRENEIVDVLGPLGNGFPVEAAKPGQTALLVGGGIGVPPLHELAKQLNARGVKTIHVLGFQSEDVCFYEEQFTGLGDTYYATVDGTKGTKGFVTTVFDEVKPEFDLFYSCGPLPMLRALEGYYPEKEGYLSFEERMGCGIGACFACVCDTTEGYGKDYVKVCSDGPVFPKGVVAL; this comes from the coding sequence ATGATTCGTCAAGAGAAAATGACAGTTGTGGCACAGAAGCAGATTGCGACGAACATTTTCGAATTGACACTACAAGGACAACTGGTTCAGGACATGACGCCTGGCCAGTTTGTTCATGTAAAGGTGTCAAATACATTCGAACCTTTGTTGCGTCGACCAATCAGTATCGCCAATGTAGATAAAGAAAAAAATGAATTTACGATGATTTACCGTGCTGAAGGTCGTGGCACAAAATTTCTTGCGACAAACCGCGAAAATGAAATCGTGGATGTATTAGGTCCGTTAGGGAACGGGTTTCCTGTCGAAGCGGCAAAACCTGGCCAGACAGCGCTTTTAGTAGGCGGGGGAATTGGTGTTCCGCCACTCCATGAATTGGCGAAACAACTGAATGCACGCGGTGTGAAAACAATTCATGTTCTAGGTTTCCAATCAGAGGATGTATGCTTTTACGAGGAACAGTTCACTGGTTTAGGTGATACTTACTATGCAACAGTAGACGGAACAAAGGGAACTAAAGGGTTTGTTACAACGGTATTTGATGAAGTGAAGCCCGAGTTCGATCTGTTTTATTCATGTGGTCCATTGCCGATGCTTCGTGCTTTAGAAGGCTATTACCCGGAAAAAGAAGGGTACTTATCTTTTGAAGAACGAATGGGCTGTGGAATCGGTGCGTGCTTTGCATGTGTATGCGATACAACGGAAGGTTACGGAAAAGACTATGTAAAAGTGTGCTCGGACGGGCCAGTATTCCCGAAAGGAGTTGTGGCATTATGA
- a CDS encoding dihydroorotate dehydrogenase, which produces MSRLNLQLPGLDLKNPIMPASGCFGFGREYAQLYDLSKLGAIMIKATTVEKRKGNPTPRVAETSAGMLNAIGLQNPGIEKVMAEELKFLEGYDVPVIANVAGTEVADYVEVAERISKASNVKALELNISCPNVKCGGIQFGTDPETAGQLTAAVKAVSSVPVYVKLSPNVTSIVDIAKAVEAGGADGITMINTLVGMRLDERTGKPVIANGTGGLSGPAIKPVAIRMVYDVYKAVNIPIIGMGGVTCAQDVIDFMSAGASAVAVGTANFVDHFVCPTIIEELPDLLDTLNVNHISEIIGRSHR; this is translated from the coding sequence ATGAGCCGTTTAAACTTACAATTGCCAGGTTTGGACTTGAAAAATCCGATTATGCCCGCGTCAGGCTGCTTTGGCTTTGGACGCGAATACGCCCAGCTTTATGATTTATCAAAACTTGGTGCAATTATGATTAAAGCAACAACTGTGGAAAAGCGTAAAGGAAATCCGACACCGCGGGTAGCCGAAACATCAGCAGGTATGCTAAATGCGATCGGCCTGCAAAACCCGGGGATTGAAAAGGTAATGGCGGAAGAACTGAAGTTTCTGGAAGGCTATGATGTTCCGGTTATTGCCAATGTTGCCGGTACGGAAGTTGCGGATTATGTGGAAGTAGCAGAGCGTATTTCAAAGGCATCCAATGTAAAAGCGCTGGAATTGAATATTTCTTGTCCGAATGTAAAGTGCGGCGGCATACAATTCGGGACAGATCCGGAAACAGCTGGTCAATTAACTGCCGCTGTAAAGGCGGTTTCAAGCGTACCTGTCTATGTAAAGCTGTCTCCGAACGTGACAAGTATCGTAGACATTGCCAAAGCGGTTGAAGCAGGCGGAGCGGACGGGATAACGATGATTAACACACTTGTGGGAATGCGATTGGACGAGCGTACAGGAAAACCTGTCATTGCAAACGGGACAGGTGGCTTATCTGGTCCAGCCATTAAACCGGTAGCTATCCGTATGGTGTATGACGTTTATAAAGCAGTGAATATTCCGATTATCGGCATGGGCGGAGTAACTTGTGCGCAGGATGTGATCGATTTTATGTCTGCAGGTGCATCAGCTGTAGCAGTCGGGACCGCAAACTTTGTGGATCATTTCGTATGCCCGACAATCATTGAGGAATTACCGGACTTGCTGGACACATTAAATGTGAACCATATTTCGGAAATTATCGGAAGGAGCCACCGTTAA
- the pyrF gene encoding orotidine-5'-phosphate decarboxylase: protein MNTKPIIALDFPGEKEVMHFLRLFEEKLFVKIGMELYMQEGPDIVRKVKEQGHDIFLDLKLHDIPNTVKSAMKGLAGLGVDLVNVHAAGGRTMMEGALEGLEAGTPAGAKRAALIAVTQLTSTTAQQMQEEQKIALSLKESVLQYAQLTKQAGLQGVVCSVHEAQAIREACGDDFLRVTPGIRMLGGEAHDQQRIATPDGAKKDGSSRIVVGRAITGAVNPVKAYQEVCNLWEAN, encoded by the coding sequence ATGAATACAAAACCGATTATTGCTTTAGATTTTCCCGGTGAAAAAGAAGTAATGCACTTTTTAAGGCTATTTGAAGAAAAATTATTCGTAAAAATCGGAATGGAACTGTATATGCAGGAAGGCCCGGATATTGTGCGAAAAGTAAAAGAACAAGGACACGATATTTTTCTGGACTTAAAACTACATGACATCCCGAACACTGTGAAATCAGCGATGAAGGGCTTAGCGGGGCTTGGCGTGGATTTAGTGAATGTCCATGCAGCAGGTGGCCGTACGATGATGGAAGGTGCCCTGGAAGGTTTGGAGGCTGGTACACCAGCCGGAGCTAAAAGAGCAGCATTAATTGCCGTTACACAACTGACGTCAACGACAGCGCAGCAAATGCAAGAAGAGCAGAAAATTGCCCTATCTTTGAAAGAATCCGTTTTACAATATGCGCAGCTGACGAAACAGGCAGGTCTCCAAGGGGTAGTCTGTTCTGTTCATGAGGCACAGGCAATCCGTGAAGCATGCGGCGATGACTTTTTACGAGTAACACCGGGTATTCGTATGCTGGGCGGGGAAGCACATGATCAGCAGCGTATCGCAACCCCTGATGGAGCTAAAAAGGACGGTTCATCACGAATTGTTGTAGGGCGTGCTATTACCGGAGCCGTCAATCCGGTAAAAGCATATCAAGAAGTTTGTAACTTATGGGAGGCTAACTAA